From the Anguilla anguilla isolate fAngAng1 chromosome 8, fAngAng1.pri, whole genome shotgun sequence genome, one window contains:
- the LOC118233972 gene encoding uncharacterized protein LOC118233972 isoform X4, with translation MDPPRADHPHDPSKADRTTFKAAEGGDLSVEGGGACRPPERGGVNRGREGIGAEPVWFEHSAYERAESSYQRWLADQEGARAPASGSSRGHGDGGACHRQVQATWVSAGASLPDFDPGERCPLVELWARPIPAAPRPAAAAASHVGRTGGPALPASSPAPKRRSRSGQPRLAPERRKEAWAEKPPHDLAEPAGHAHAHGQGHAHSHGHAQNQGHAHSHGHAHGHHHWRRGGAQRGRGHRWNRKRWCSEGDGGSPWQQYGAPPSTMSGVQYLAQERIWFDKSRYDEAERRFYEGVNGPSHASQLKTAVHPGRSPHHPRGRHGRPTTMYAAGDQDELVTRMRGLELENQSLQNVVQDLRSALFNLESRVALLERTPAAASPFQTNSVQQPKVRAPVEEEEEEDDDLDLFGSDEEDEEAERIREERLKAYAEKKAKKPALIAKSSILLDVKPWDDETDMVKLEECVRSVQADGLLWGSSKLVPVGYGIKKLQIQCVVEDDKVGTDMLEEEITKFEDYVQSVDVAAFNKI, from the exons ATGGATCCACCCAGGGCGGATCACCCTCACGATCCTAGTAAGGCCGACCGTACCACTTTCAAGGCTGCAGAGGGGGGAGACCTCAGcgtggaagggggcggggcttgccgTCCCCCTGAGCGCGGTGGGgtgaacagagggagggaggggatagGGGCGGAGCCTGTGTGGTTCGAGCACAGTGCCTACGAGCGCGCGGAGAGCTCCTATCAGCGCTGGCTGGCGGATCAGGAGGGCGCCAGAGCGCCTGCCTCGGGTTCGAGCCGTGGCCATGGCGACGGGGGAGCCTGCCACCGGCAGGTGCAGGCGACGTGGGTGAGCGCGGGCGCCAGCCTGCCGGACTTTGACCCGGGCGAGCGATGCCCCCTCGTGGAGCTGTGGGCCCGCCCGATCCCGGCCGCCCCCAgacccgccgccgccgctgcttcCCACGTCGGCCGCACCGGGGGCCCCGCCCTTCCCGcctctagccccgcccccaagcgCCGGTCCCGTAGCGGCCAGCCCCGTCTCGCCCCCGAGCGCCGGAAGGAAGCCTGGGCGGAGAAACCACCTCATGACCTGGCGGAGCCTGccggccacgcccacgcccacggccagggccacgcccacagccatGGCCACGCCCAAAACCagggccacgcccacagccatGGCCACGCCCACGGCCACCACcactggaggagagggggggcgcAGAGGGGCAGGGGTCACAGGTGGAACCGGAAGAGGTGGTGCTCAGAGGGGGACGGCGGGTCTCCGTGGCAACAGTACGGCGCTCCCCC tagcACTATGAGTGGTGTGCAGTACCTGGCTCAGGAGAGGATCTGGTTTGATAAGTCCCGTTATGACGAGGCTGAGCGGCGCTTCTACGAGGGGGTGAACGGCCCCTCTCACGCGTCACAG CTGAAGACAGCTGTGCACCCAGGCAGGAGCCCTCACCACCCCAGGGGTCGCCATGGTAGGCCT accaCAATGTATGCTGCAGGTGACCAGGATGAGCTTGTGACCCGCATGAGGGGCTTGGAGCTGGAGAACCAGAGTCTACAGAACG tggtaCAGGACCTTCGCTCGGCTCTGTTTAACCTTGAGTCCAGGGTTGCTCTGCTGGAGAGAACACCTGCAGCAGCCTCACCTTTCCAG ACCAATTCAGTCCAACAGCCAAAGGTCCGCGCCCcagtggaggaagaggaggaggaggacgatgATCTGGACCTGTTTGGCAGCgatgaagaggatgaggaggcgGAGAGAATCCGTGAGGAGCGGTTGAAAGCGTACGCTGAGAAGAAGGCCAAGAAGCCCGCCCTCATCGCCAAGTCCTCCATCCTGCTGGACGTCAAACCA tgggaCGATGAGACGGACATGGTGAAGCTGGAGGAGTGTGTGCGCTCTGTCCAGGCGGACGGCCTGCTCTGGGGCTCCTCTAAGCTGGTCCCGGTGGGCTACGGCATCAAGAAGCTGCAGATCCAGTGCGTGGTGGAGGACGACAAGGTGGGGACGGacatgctggaggaggagatcACCAAGTTCGAGGACTAC GTCCAGAGTGTGGACGTTGCTGCTTTCAACAagatctga
- the LOC118233972 gene encoding elongation factor 1-delta-like isoform X9 — MSGVQYLAQERIWFDKSRYDEAERRFYEGVNGPSHASQTTMYAAGDQDELVTRMRGLELENQSLQNVVQDLRSALFNLESRVALLERTPAAASPFQTNSVQQPKVRAPVEEEEEEDDDLDLFGSDEEDEEAERIREERLKAYAEKKAKKPALIAKSSILLDVKPWDDETDMVKLEECVRSVQADGLLWGSSKLVPVGYGIKKLQIQCVVEDDKVGTDMLEEEITKFEDYVQSVDVAAFNKI; from the exons ATGAGTGGTGTGCAGTACCTGGCTCAGGAGAGGATCTGGTTTGATAAGTCCCGTTATGACGAGGCTGAGCGGCGCTTCTACGAGGGGGTGAACGGCCCCTCTCACGCGTCACAG accaCAATGTATGCTGCAGGTGACCAGGATGAGCTTGTGACCCGCATGAGGGGCTTGGAGCTGGAGAACCAGAGTCTACAGAACG tggtaCAGGACCTTCGCTCGGCTCTGTTTAACCTTGAGTCCAGGGTTGCTCTGCTGGAGAGAACACCTGCAGCAGCCTCACCTTTCCAG ACCAATTCAGTCCAACAGCCAAAGGTCCGCGCCCcagtggaggaagaggaggaggaggacgatgATCTGGACCTGTTTGGCAGCgatgaagaggatgaggaggcgGAGAGAATCCGTGAGGAGCGGTTGAAAGCGTACGCTGAGAAGAAGGCCAAGAAGCCCGCCCTCATCGCCAAGTCCTCCATCCTGCTGGACGTCAAACCA tgggaCGATGAGACGGACATGGTGAAGCTGGAGGAGTGTGTGCGCTCTGTCCAGGCGGACGGCCTGCTCTGGGGCTCCTCTAAGCTGGTCCCGGTGGGCTACGGCATCAAGAAGCTGCAGATCCAGTGCGTGGTGGAGGACGACAAGGTGGGGACGGacatgctggaggaggagatcACCAAGTTCGAGGACTAC GTCCAGAGTGTGGACGTTGCTGCTTTCAACAagatctga
- the LOC118233972 gene encoding uncharacterized protein LOC118233972 isoform X5 — MDPPRADHPHDPSKADRTTFKAAEGGDLSVEGGGACRPPERGGVNRGREGIGAEPVWFEHSAYERAESSYQRWLADQEGARAPASGSSRGHGDGGACHRQVQATWVSAGASLPDFDPGERCPLVELWARPIPAAPRPAAAAASHVGRTGGPALPASSPAPKRRSRSGQPRLAPERRKEAWAEKPPHDLAEPAGHAHAHGQGHAHSHGHAQNQGHAHSHGHAHGHHHWRRGGAQRGRGHRWNRKRWCSEGDGGSPWQQYGAPPSTMSGVQYLAQERIWFDKSRYDEAERRFYEGVNGPSHASQTTMYAAGDQDELVTRMRGLELENQSLQNVVQDLRSALFNLESRVALLERTPAAASPFQTNSVQQPKVRAPVEEEEEEDDDLDLFGSDEEDEEAERIREERLKAYAEKKAKKPALIAKSSILLDVKPWDDETDMVKLEECVRSVQADGLLWGSSKLVPVGYGIKKLQIQCVVEDDKVGTDMLEEEITKFEDYVQSVDVAAFNKI; from the exons ATGGATCCACCCAGGGCGGATCACCCTCACGATCCTAGTAAGGCCGACCGTACCACTTTCAAGGCTGCAGAGGGGGGAGACCTCAGcgtggaagggggcggggcttgccgTCCCCCTGAGCGCGGTGGGgtgaacagagggagggaggggatagGGGCGGAGCCTGTGTGGTTCGAGCACAGTGCCTACGAGCGCGCGGAGAGCTCCTATCAGCGCTGGCTGGCGGATCAGGAGGGCGCCAGAGCGCCTGCCTCGGGTTCGAGCCGTGGCCATGGCGACGGGGGAGCCTGCCACCGGCAGGTGCAGGCGACGTGGGTGAGCGCGGGCGCCAGCCTGCCGGACTTTGACCCGGGCGAGCGATGCCCCCTCGTGGAGCTGTGGGCCCGCCCGATCCCGGCCGCCCCCAgacccgccgccgccgctgcttcCCACGTCGGCCGCACCGGGGGCCCCGCCCTTCCCGcctctagccccgcccccaagcgCCGGTCCCGTAGCGGCCAGCCCCGTCTCGCCCCCGAGCGCCGGAAGGAAGCCTGGGCGGAGAAACCACCTCATGACCTGGCGGAGCCTGccggccacgcccacgcccacggccagggccacgcccacagccatGGCCACGCCCAAAACCagggccacgcccacagccatGGCCACGCCCACGGCCACCACcactggaggagagggggggcgcAGAGGGGCAGGGGTCACAGGTGGAACCGGAAGAGGTGGTGCTCAGAGGGGGACGGCGGGTCTCCGTGGCAACAGTACGGCGCTCCCCC tagcACTATGAGTGGTGTGCAGTACCTGGCTCAGGAGAGGATCTGGTTTGATAAGTCCCGTTATGACGAGGCTGAGCGGCGCTTCTACGAGGGGGTGAACGGCCCCTCTCACGCGTCACAG accaCAATGTATGCTGCAGGTGACCAGGATGAGCTTGTGACCCGCATGAGGGGCTTGGAGCTGGAGAACCAGAGTCTACAGAACG tggtaCAGGACCTTCGCTCGGCTCTGTTTAACCTTGAGTCCAGGGTTGCTCTGCTGGAGAGAACACCTGCAGCAGCCTCACCTTTCCAG ACCAATTCAGTCCAACAGCCAAAGGTCCGCGCCCcagtggaggaagaggaggaggaggacgatgATCTGGACCTGTTTGGCAGCgatgaagaggatgaggaggcgGAGAGAATCCGTGAGGAGCGGTTGAAAGCGTACGCTGAGAAGAAGGCCAAGAAGCCCGCCCTCATCGCCAAGTCCTCCATCCTGCTGGACGTCAAACCA tgggaCGATGAGACGGACATGGTGAAGCTGGAGGAGTGTGTGCGCTCTGTCCAGGCGGACGGCCTGCTCTGGGGCTCCTCTAAGCTGGTCCCGGTGGGCTACGGCATCAAGAAGCTGCAGATCCAGTGCGTGGTGGAGGACGACAAGGTGGGGACGGacatgctggaggaggagatcACCAAGTTCGAGGACTAC GTCCAGAGTGTGGACGTTGCTGCTTTCAACAagatctga
- the LOC118233972 gene encoding elongation factor 1-delta-like isoform X6: MSGVQYLAQERIWFDKSRYDEAERRFYEGVNGPSHASQGAGGNLILQDIARARENIQKSLAGLKTAVHPGRSPHHPRGRHGRPTTMYAAGDQDELVTRMRGLELENQSLQNVVQDLRSALFNLESRVALLERTPAAASPFQTNSVQQPKVRAPVEEEEEEDDDLDLFGSDEEDEEAERIREERLKAYAEKKAKKPALIAKSSILLDVKPWDDETDMVKLEECVRSVQADGLLWGSSKLVPVGYGIKKLQIQCVVEDDKVGTDMLEEEITKFEDYVQSVDVAAFNKI, from the exons ATGAGTGGTGTGCAGTACCTGGCTCAGGAGAGGATCTGGTTTGATAAGTCCCGTTATGACGAGGCTGAGCGGCGCTTCTACGAGGGGGTGAACGGCCCCTCTCACGCGTCACAG GGTGCTGGAGGTAATTTGATCCTGCAGGACATTGCCAGAGCCCGTGAGAATATCCAGAAATCTCTAGCAGGA CTGAAGACAGCTGTGCACCCAGGCAGGAGCCCTCACCACCCCAGGGGTCGCCATGGTAGGCCT accaCAATGTATGCTGCAGGTGACCAGGATGAGCTTGTGACCCGCATGAGGGGCTTGGAGCTGGAGAACCAGAGTCTACAGAACG tggtaCAGGACCTTCGCTCGGCTCTGTTTAACCTTGAGTCCAGGGTTGCTCTGCTGGAGAGAACACCTGCAGCAGCCTCACCTTTCCAG ACCAATTCAGTCCAACAGCCAAAGGTCCGCGCCCcagtggaggaagaggaggaggaggacgatgATCTGGACCTGTTTGGCAGCgatgaagaggatgaggaggcgGAGAGAATCCGTGAGGAGCGGTTGAAAGCGTACGCTGAGAAGAAGGCCAAGAAGCCCGCCCTCATCGCCAAGTCCTCCATCCTGCTGGACGTCAAACCA tgggaCGATGAGACGGACATGGTGAAGCTGGAGGAGTGTGTGCGCTCTGTCCAGGCGGACGGCCTGCTCTGGGGCTCCTCTAAGCTGGTCCCGGTGGGCTACGGCATCAAGAAGCTGCAGATCCAGTGCGTGGTGGAGGACGACAAGGTGGGGACGGacatgctggaggaggagatcACCAAGTTCGAGGACTAC GTCCAGAGTGTGGACGTTGCTGCTTTCAACAagatctga
- the LOC118233972 gene encoding elongation factor 1-delta-like isoform X8 — protein sequence MSGVQYLAQERIWFDKSRYDEAERRFYEGVNGPSHASQLKTAVHPGRSPHHPRGRHGRPTTMYAAGDQDELVTRMRGLELENQSLQNVVQDLRSALFNLESRVALLERTPAAASPFQTNSVQQPKVRAPVEEEEEEDDDLDLFGSDEEDEEAERIREERLKAYAEKKAKKPALIAKSSILLDVKPWDDETDMVKLEECVRSVQADGLLWGSSKLVPVGYGIKKLQIQCVVEDDKVGTDMLEEEITKFEDYVQSVDVAAFNKI from the exons ATGAGTGGTGTGCAGTACCTGGCTCAGGAGAGGATCTGGTTTGATAAGTCCCGTTATGACGAGGCTGAGCGGCGCTTCTACGAGGGGGTGAACGGCCCCTCTCACGCGTCACAG CTGAAGACAGCTGTGCACCCAGGCAGGAGCCCTCACCACCCCAGGGGTCGCCATGGTAGGCCT accaCAATGTATGCTGCAGGTGACCAGGATGAGCTTGTGACCCGCATGAGGGGCTTGGAGCTGGAGAACCAGAGTCTACAGAACG tggtaCAGGACCTTCGCTCGGCTCTGTTTAACCTTGAGTCCAGGGTTGCTCTGCTGGAGAGAACACCTGCAGCAGCCTCACCTTTCCAG ACCAATTCAGTCCAACAGCCAAAGGTCCGCGCCCcagtggaggaagaggaggaggaggacgatgATCTGGACCTGTTTGGCAGCgatgaagaggatgaggaggcgGAGAGAATCCGTGAGGAGCGGTTGAAAGCGTACGCTGAGAAGAAGGCCAAGAAGCCCGCCCTCATCGCCAAGTCCTCCATCCTGCTGGACGTCAAACCA tgggaCGATGAGACGGACATGGTGAAGCTGGAGGAGTGTGTGCGCTCTGTCCAGGCGGACGGCCTGCTCTGGGGCTCCTCTAAGCTGGTCCCGGTGGGCTACGGCATCAAGAAGCTGCAGATCCAGTGCGTGGTGGAGGACGACAAGGTGGGGACGGacatgctggaggaggagatcACCAAGTTCGAGGACTAC GTCCAGAGTGTGGACGTTGCTGCTTTCAACAagatctga
- the LOC118233972 gene encoding elongation factor 1-delta-like isoform X7, protein MSGVQYLAQERIWFDKSRYDEAERRFYEGVNGPSHASQGAGGNLILQDIARARENIQKSLAGTTMYAAGDQDELVTRMRGLELENQSLQNVVQDLRSALFNLESRVALLERTPAAASPFQTNSVQQPKVRAPVEEEEEEDDDLDLFGSDEEDEEAERIREERLKAYAEKKAKKPALIAKSSILLDVKPWDDETDMVKLEECVRSVQADGLLWGSSKLVPVGYGIKKLQIQCVVEDDKVGTDMLEEEITKFEDYVQSVDVAAFNKI, encoded by the exons ATGAGTGGTGTGCAGTACCTGGCTCAGGAGAGGATCTGGTTTGATAAGTCCCGTTATGACGAGGCTGAGCGGCGCTTCTACGAGGGGGTGAACGGCCCCTCTCACGCGTCACAG GGTGCTGGAGGTAATTTGATCCTGCAGGACATTGCCAGAGCCCGTGAGAATATCCAGAAATCTCTAGCAGGA accaCAATGTATGCTGCAGGTGACCAGGATGAGCTTGTGACCCGCATGAGGGGCTTGGAGCTGGAGAACCAGAGTCTACAGAACG tggtaCAGGACCTTCGCTCGGCTCTGTTTAACCTTGAGTCCAGGGTTGCTCTGCTGGAGAGAACACCTGCAGCAGCCTCACCTTTCCAG ACCAATTCAGTCCAACAGCCAAAGGTCCGCGCCCcagtggaggaagaggaggaggaggacgatgATCTGGACCTGTTTGGCAGCgatgaagaggatgaggaggcgGAGAGAATCCGTGAGGAGCGGTTGAAAGCGTACGCTGAGAAGAAGGCCAAGAAGCCCGCCCTCATCGCCAAGTCCTCCATCCTGCTGGACGTCAAACCA tgggaCGATGAGACGGACATGGTGAAGCTGGAGGAGTGTGTGCGCTCTGTCCAGGCGGACGGCCTGCTCTGGGGCTCCTCTAAGCTGGTCCCGGTGGGCTACGGCATCAAGAAGCTGCAGATCCAGTGCGTGGTGGAGGACGACAAGGTGGGGACGGacatgctggaggaggagatcACCAAGTTCGAGGACTAC GTCCAGAGTGTGGACGTTGCTGCTTTCAACAagatctga
- the LOC118233972 gene encoding uncharacterized protein LOC118233972 isoform X3 produces the protein MDPPRADHPHDPSKADRTTFKAAEGGDLSVEGGGACRPPERGGVNRGREGIGAEPVWFEHSAYERAESSYQRWLADQEGARAPASGSSRGHGDGGACHRQVQATWVSAGASLPDFDPGERCPLVELWARPIPAAPRPAAAAASHVGRTGGPALPASSPAPKRRSRSGQPRLAPERRKEAWAEKPPHDLAEPAGHAHAHGQGHAHSHGHAQNQGHAHSHGHAHGHHHWRRGGAQRGRGHRWNRKRWCSEGDGGSPWQQYGAPPSTMSGVQYLAQERIWFDKSRYDEAERRFYEGVNGPSHASQGAGGNLILQDIARARENIQKSLAGTTMYAAGDQDELVTRMRGLELENQSLQNVVQDLRSALFNLESRVALLERTPAAASPFQTNSVQQPKVRAPVEEEEEEDDDLDLFGSDEEDEEAERIREERLKAYAEKKAKKPALIAKSSILLDVKPWDDETDMVKLEECVRSVQADGLLWGSSKLVPVGYGIKKLQIQCVVEDDKVGTDMLEEEITKFEDYVQSVDVAAFNKI, from the exons ATGGATCCACCCAGGGCGGATCACCCTCACGATCCTAGTAAGGCCGACCGTACCACTTTCAAGGCTGCAGAGGGGGGAGACCTCAGcgtggaagggggcggggcttgccgTCCCCCTGAGCGCGGTGGGgtgaacagagggagggaggggatagGGGCGGAGCCTGTGTGGTTCGAGCACAGTGCCTACGAGCGCGCGGAGAGCTCCTATCAGCGCTGGCTGGCGGATCAGGAGGGCGCCAGAGCGCCTGCCTCGGGTTCGAGCCGTGGCCATGGCGACGGGGGAGCCTGCCACCGGCAGGTGCAGGCGACGTGGGTGAGCGCGGGCGCCAGCCTGCCGGACTTTGACCCGGGCGAGCGATGCCCCCTCGTGGAGCTGTGGGCCCGCCCGATCCCGGCCGCCCCCAgacccgccgccgccgctgcttcCCACGTCGGCCGCACCGGGGGCCCCGCCCTTCCCGcctctagccccgcccccaagcgCCGGTCCCGTAGCGGCCAGCCCCGTCTCGCCCCCGAGCGCCGGAAGGAAGCCTGGGCGGAGAAACCACCTCATGACCTGGCGGAGCCTGccggccacgcccacgcccacggccagggccacgcccacagccatGGCCACGCCCAAAACCagggccacgcccacagccatGGCCACGCCCACGGCCACCACcactggaggagagggggggcgcAGAGGGGCAGGGGTCACAGGTGGAACCGGAAGAGGTGGTGCTCAGAGGGGGACGGCGGGTCTCCGTGGCAACAGTACGGCGCTCCCCC tagcACTATGAGTGGTGTGCAGTACCTGGCTCAGGAGAGGATCTGGTTTGATAAGTCCCGTTATGACGAGGCTGAGCGGCGCTTCTACGAGGGGGTGAACGGCCCCTCTCACGCGTCACAG GGTGCTGGAGGTAATTTGATCCTGCAGGACATTGCCAGAGCCCGTGAGAATATCCAGAAATCTCTAGCAGGA accaCAATGTATGCTGCAGGTGACCAGGATGAGCTTGTGACCCGCATGAGGGGCTTGGAGCTGGAGAACCAGAGTCTACAGAACG tggtaCAGGACCTTCGCTCGGCTCTGTTTAACCTTGAGTCCAGGGTTGCTCTGCTGGAGAGAACACCTGCAGCAGCCTCACCTTTCCAG ACCAATTCAGTCCAACAGCCAAAGGTCCGCGCCCcagtggaggaagaggaggaggaggacgatgATCTGGACCTGTTTGGCAGCgatgaagaggatgaggaggcgGAGAGAATCCGTGAGGAGCGGTTGAAAGCGTACGCTGAGAAGAAGGCCAAGAAGCCCGCCCTCATCGCCAAGTCCTCCATCCTGCTGGACGTCAAACCA tgggaCGATGAGACGGACATGGTGAAGCTGGAGGAGTGTGTGCGCTCTGTCCAGGCGGACGGCCTGCTCTGGGGCTCCTCTAAGCTGGTCCCGGTGGGCTACGGCATCAAGAAGCTGCAGATCCAGTGCGTGGTGGAGGACGACAAGGTGGGGACGGacatgctggaggaggagatcACCAAGTTCGAGGACTAC GTCCAGAGTGTGGACGTTGCTGCTTTCAACAagatctga
- the LOC118233972 gene encoding filaggrin-2-like isoform X2 — protein MDPPRADHPHDPSKADRTTFKAAEGGDLSVEGGGACRPPERGGVNRGREGIGAEPVWFEHSAYERAESSYQRWLADQEGARAPASGSSRGHGDGGACHRQVQATWVSAGASLPDFDPGERCPLVELWARPIPAAPRPAAAAASHVGRTGGPALPASSPAPKRRSRSGQPRLAPERRKEAWAEKPPHDLAEPAGHAHAHGQGHAHSHGHAQNQGHAHSHGHAHGHHHWRRGGAQRGRGHRWNRKRWCSEGDGGSPWQQYGAPPTMSGVQYLAQERIWFDKSRYDEAERRFYEGVNGPSHASQGAGGNLILQDIARARENIQKSLAGLKTAVHPGRSPHHPRGRHGRPTTMYAAGDQDELVTRMRGLELENQSLQNVVQDLRSALFNLESRVALLERTPAAASPFQTNSVQQPKVRAPVEEEEEEDDDLDLFGSDEEDEEAERIREERLKAYAEKKAKKPALIAKSSILLDVKPWDDETDMVKLEECVRSVQADGLLWGSSKLVPVGYGIKKLQIQCVVEDDKVGTDMLEEEITKFEDYVQSVDVAAFNKI, from the exons ATGGATCCACCCAGGGCGGATCACCCTCACGATCCTAGTAAGGCCGACCGTACCACTTTCAAGGCTGCAGAGGGGGGAGACCTCAGcgtggaagggggcggggcttgccgTCCCCCTGAGCGCGGTGGGgtgaacagagggagggaggggatagGGGCGGAGCCTGTGTGGTTCGAGCACAGTGCCTACGAGCGCGCGGAGAGCTCCTATCAGCGCTGGCTGGCGGATCAGGAGGGCGCCAGAGCGCCTGCCTCGGGTTCGAGCCGTGGCCATGGCGACGGGGGAGCCTGCCACCGGCAGGTGCAGGCGACGTGGGTGAGCGCGGGCGCCAGCCTGCCGGACTTTGACCCGGGCGAGCGATGCCCCCTCGTGGAGCTGTGGGCCCGCCCGATCCCGGCCGCCCCCAgacccgccgccgccgctgcttcCCACGTCGGCCGCACCGGGGGCCCCGCCCTTCCCGcctctagccccgcccccaagcgCCGGTCCCGTAGCGGCCAGCCCCGTCTCGCCCCCGAGCGCCGGAAGGAAGCCTGGGCGGAGAAACCACCTCATGACCTGGCGGAGCCTGccggccacgcccacgcccacggccagggccacgcccacagccatGGCCACGCCCAAAACCagggccacgcccacagccatGGCCACGCCCACGGCCACCACcactggaggagagggggggcgcAGAGGGGCAGGGGTCACAGGTGGAACCGGAAGAGGTGGTGCTCAGAGGGGGACGGCGGGTCTCCGTGGCAACAGTACGGCGCTCCCCC cACTATGAGTGGTGTGCAGTACCTGGCTCAGGAGAGGATCTGGTTTGATAAGTCCCGTTATGACGAGGCTGAGCGGCGCTTCTACGAGGGGGTGAACGGCCCCTCTCACGCGTCACAG GGTGCTGGAGGTAATTTGATCCTGCAGGACATTGCCAGAGCCCGTGAGAATATCCAGAAATCTCTAGCAGGA CTGAAGACAGCTGTGCACCCAGGCAGGAGCCCTCACCACCCCAGGGGTCGCCATGGTAGGCCT accaCAATGTATGCTGCAGGTGACCAGGATGAGCTTGTGACCCGCATGAGGGGCTTGGAGCTGGAGAACCAGAGTCTACAGAACG tggtaCAGGACCTTCGCTCGGCTCTGTTTAACCTTGAGTCCAGGGTTGCTCTGCTGGAGAGAACACCTGCAGCAGCCTCACCTTTCCAG ACCAATTCAGTCCAACAGCCAAAGGTCCGCGCCCcagtggaggaagaggaggaggaggacgatgATCTGGACCTGTTTGGCAGCgatgaagaggatgaggaggcgGAGAGAATCCGTGAGGAGCGGTTGAAAGCGTACGCTGAGAAGAAGGCCAAGAAGCCCGCCCTCATCGCCAAGTCCTCCATCCTGCTGGACGTCAAACCA tgggaCGATGAGACGGACATGGTGAAGCTGGAGGAGTGTGTGCGCTCTGTCCAGGCGGACGGCCTGCTCTGGGGCTCCTCTAAGCTGGTCCCGGTGGGCTACGGCATCAAGAAGCTGCAGATCCAGTGCGTGGTGGAGGACGACAAGGTGGGGACGGacatgctggaggaggagatcACCAAGTTCGAGGACTAC GTCCAGAGTGTGGACGTTGCTGCTTTCAACAagatctga